The window CTGTGCCCAGCGAAACCAGCCTACTTATTTTCCTGCCCAAGCAGTTGGCAAAATATTATTTGCCGCATCAAGCGGGAAATATTCGGAGCTTTGCACGGGGCTCCCATAATTGGGCCACCCATTTGCGTTTCTTAATTTTTGTTTCTCTTTTAACGTTTTtgttcctttctcctttttttcctttttttaatttcttcattccaagtttatttttatttttcctacttttcataaattcatttttttttaataaaatagAATTTCAATTTTTGTACAAATTGTCGAAAGATAGtaaaaatttaaaaaatttgttccaaatttgaaaaatattcagaACATTAACATTTTTTCTCAAtagaaaataaatttgaaatatgttcccatttttcaaaaaatgtttgtctTTTCTAAAGTTATTCGAGATTTTAAAAGattaatttaaaaaaatgtttcttATTCGGAAACTACTCTGGTTTTAGTGAAATGTTTACAAATTCAAAATAATTTTCGAATTTATTAAATAATAGTCTAATTTTTTTCTGAATGTTCAAAACTTGTTCTCGTTTTCAAAAAATTTGACAAATTCAAAAAGTATTCGTGTTTTTATAAAAGGATCATGTTTTTACAACTTTATGCAAATTTCAAAGAATATTCATGTTTCAAATTTTGTTTGTGTTTTTTGAAAAATATATGGAATTTTCTAAAAACAATTTcgtatttttttaataaaataaCATTTCTAGAATATTCggcaattcatatttttttttgaaaagttcaaaaaaatcaATAAATGCTTCAATTTGAATGCTGCAGTATGTTGTTAAATATTCATGTTGGCCATTGGTTAGTAGGACACATTTGTTCAAGTGGCTAGGAGCACTCGAACATGAAAAGGCAAAAACAATTGCTCTGTCGCTTAGGTAGTATTGGGCCTCATTCACAATCCCTACTGGGCCTTTTCCGCATTTGCCCATCGACCCTCATCGAGGGAGGCAAAAACATTTTGCAGCCATAAGGAATCGAACTTGCGACGTCTCATCCAATTCCTAAGGAGGATGAACTGAGATAGGTCGCCTTTGTCTAGAAATAAAGTGGTTGTCTGAAAATAAGGAAGTTGTCTCGAGAATCATGAGTGGAATGAGGTACTCCTAAATTCTTGCCGATGATAGATTGCACGTGCCAATAAAAGAGAATATGTTGGTTCTTGCTCTGTCACCCATCATTGCAGAAACATCCAGTGCAGCTTCACGGGCAAGACATCTCTCCCGTTGCAGCGCACAGGCATATATGCTACTAATAATAATCAAGTTTTGCTCTCTCAGCATTGAAAATTAGAATAACAATGAAATACAATATTAAAATATCCGTAATTACTCCCTCAAAAAAAGCCCATAATTACAGCCCTGTTGTGACAATAAAATATCGCCAAATATATTATAAGATACACAATTTCTCAAAATAAAAATTAAATAAGGTACACATACTTACTGTGCCGTACACTACTTCCTTCCGGTCCTAAGTCTTGGATTTGGATTTAATTTAAATTTAAACTAAACCAAAAACCACCAGAAGAATTATGGAACGGAGGAAACACTTGTAGGTGACGTATACATAGCATCATATATGACGAACGGATTGCCCCGGCCGGCCATAGCTAGAGCGGGGCGCCGCCGGTGAGACCTTCGACCTCGAGCCGGAACTTGTCCATGGCGTCCTTGGGCAGGCAGACAGGCACCACGGTGGCCTCTTCCCCCTTGCCGTTGGTGGAGCGGAGGAAATATGTGCTCAAGCCGAGGATGGGGCCTTCGCCTATCTTGACCGGCCCGGCGTACACAGCCTCCCCCCACCCCACGTCGATGCTCTTGAACCCGGCATGGCTCACGTCCGACAGAATGCATGTCCGTGACACGGCGAACAGCGGCCGCCCCGTGGCCACCATGAGGTCCGCCAACGACAGCAGGTGTTCGTACGTCACCGCTGACTTGGCCTTCTTTACCAGCTCCACGGCGAACCCGAGGCCTCCGTGGCAGAGTTCCCCGGCCGTGGTCGCTGCGGCGGAGTAGGCGAACGCGTTCCCGTAGAAGCCTACCGGCAGAGGGGTGCCGGTGCGGCCACGGATGTTGACAATGAGGGACAGGCGCACCTCCTCGTCGGCTGCATAGCCAAGTGCGGCCGTGCGGCTTTGCCAGACGCAGGCGGCCACGAGCTCGAAGCGAGAGCAGGTGAGCGGTGCCACCCGCTGCCGCAGCGCCGCGATCTCCCGTGGCCCAAAGAAGAAGTGGACGCACACCTTGTCGCCTGGGGGCGTCGTGAGCATCCGGTCCGGCTCCGGCCCGCCCGCGGGTTCTTGGAACTCGAGGTGCGGGTAGGACGACGGCTGCGGGGGCTGCCGCGCCATGAGCATCTCCCTGCCCCACGCCGGTGGCACCGACGGTGCGTCGGCGCCACGCGCCAGCTCGGCGATGGCCCTGACGAACTGCACGCAGCCCGGCGCGTCCACCATGCAGTGGCACACACGATGCCCAAATATGAAGCCTCCACACTTGAGCCGCGTTACCTGCAGTACGTACGTAAAGGGGGTTTAGATCACATGTGCACTTGGTACCTGAATAAAAGCTTCAGACGCGACGAACATGTATTGGAGAGCTTGGTACCTGAACATAGAAGAGGGGGCGGTCGACGACCGGCTCGGCACCGCCGTCGTTGGTGGTGGCCGTGTCCTCCAAGACGAACTGCTCGTAGCAGGGGAATGGGGGGTACCCAATGTCGCCGAAGTCGTCCGCCGTAAGGTCAGCGTCAGCCTCGACGAACAGGACGCCCTGTGCGTAGCACTCCACGACGAGCTTCCTCCCGGCCTCCTCACGCAGACGGCCGGCGAGCGGGTAGTAGGGGACCAGGGCCTTTGCCAGCGCCTCCCTGATGACCCTGGCGGGGTCCTGCCCCTCTTTGGAGACGTCACCGCGGTACAGATGGACGCCCGCGGAGTAGAAGCGCATGACCGCTGCGTCGTCGATGTCCGACAGGGGCTTCGCCTCCTGCGGCGTCGGTGCCGAGGGCACCACCAGCACCGGCGTGGCTCGCCGCACAACGAATGCCGGTAGTGGCGAAGCCATGAACGCGGTATCAAAGCCAAGGTGGGCTGTAGAGAACTTCTATGCGTTGCAATGTGCCGTTGACTAGACGAGCAAAGCTGGGCCTCACTTTATAAGCTAAAGCAGAAAATGTACCGTGCACGGAacctcccgtgccggcgtcggccgttcggtaatgcatcatcatcaaAGCACTGCCGATGTTTTTTGTTTATTGAATACTACACTGGAAAATCTCAATACATCACAAAACAAAGCGAGAATATACCGTAGCAGTTGTCCACTTGTCCTTGCATGCGTATTTGTGTCAGCCTTTAATATAAAATGGCTATTAGAAGTGTCAAAGGGGTGAGCGAGACCGCGAGTAATCAAAAGATTTTGCATGTGATTGATCTAACAAAGCTGTAAACCCGTTAGCATACCAAAATAATGGAACATTCACAAAAAAACAATGTACTATAAATATATTCCGACATGCTATAGATCCTACCTCATTAAGAAAAACTTGGAAACTTCCATAGGACAACTATGTGTGATGCTCACTTCTTCTAGACAAATATTTTTCTAACAGAACAAAAGGTTTTTTAGAATAGGGAGGAACTGCTCAATTCTATTTTCCGTTGAAAATGAAACTCAACCCAAAAGAAGGGAAACTAACAGTGCGACTTGTGGATATTGTTTAGAAAGATAAAAAAGGTTGGTTACGTCACATACAACTATAGATCGCAaagtaaacacacaacacagcTCGCAAGCAAACAGTACCCACAGTTTCCTCTTCGCTGTCTCCCGCGTCTGCCTCTTCATATTTCTGGTTAGAGCAGTCTTGTTGGGCGAGGCACAATATCCGAGGCTTTGCTAATGGTTTGGGAACAACATACAGAGTTGCCAGCTACTTATTTAGTTGGTGGATTG is drawn from Aegilops tauschii subsp. strangulata cultivar AL8/78 chromosome 1, Aet v6.0, whole genome shotgun sequence and contains these coding sequences:
- the LOC109745656 gene encoding benzyl alcohol O-benzoyltransferase, with the translated sequence MASPLPAFVVRRATPVLVVPSAPTPQEAKPLSDIDDAAVMRFYSAGVHLYRGDVSKEGQDPARVIREALAKALVPYYPLAGRLREEAGRKLVVECYAQGVLFVEADADLTADDFGDIGYPPFPCYEQFVLEDTATTNDGGAEPVVDRPLFYVQVTRLKCGGFIFGHRVCHCMVDAPGCVQFVRAIAELARGADAPSVPPAWGREMLMARQPPQPSSYPHLEFQEPAGGPEPDRMLTTPPGDKVCVHFFFGPREIAALRQRVAPLTCSRFELVAACVWQSRTAALGYAADEEVRLSLIVNIRGRTGTPLPVGFYGNAFAYSAAATTAGELCHGGLGFAVELVKKAKSAVTYEHLLSLADLMVATGRPLFAVSRTCILSDVSHAGFKSIDVGWGEAVYAGPVKIGEGPILGLSTYFLRSTNGKGEEATVVPVCLPKDAMDKFRLEVEGLTGGAPL